Genomic window (Deferribacterota bacterium):
TTAATTTTTTATTATGTAAAAATTTATTGAAGGAGGTAAAATTTATGGACAAAACTGTTTTTAACAGAAGAAATTTTTTATTTAAGGGATCATTGTTATTAACTGGTTTGTTGGCATCTGCATCTATACCTGATTATGTTTATGGAAGCAATAAGAAAAAATCTACTAAAAATAATTTATGGCCTTATAGCACATTGGATCCAGTTAAAGCCTCAAAGTTAGGATATGATGGTTATTATGAAGGAGAGTGTTGTTACGGCGCTGCTAGTGCGATTTTAAATATGTTAGCAGAAAAATTCGAAAATAATTATATCAACTTTCCAAAACACATGTTCTACTACGGTAAAGGAGGCGCTGCTGACTGGGGCACATTATGTGGCGCATTAAATGGGGCAAGTGCAGTTATAGGTTTAATAGTTGGAAAAGAATATAAACCGTTGGTAAATGAATTAATTGGTTGGTATACATTGGAAAATTTTCCCAGTAAAGAACATGATAGTTATTCAAAATTCAAAAATCAAACTCAAAGTATAGCAAATTCACCATTGTGCCACGTTAGTGTTACTAAGTGGTGTAAAAAAGCAGGTGTTAGAGAGGGCTCTAAAGAGCGTTCAGACAGATGTGCAAAAGTTACTGGTGACGTTGCAAAAAAGGCAGTGTTGATTTTAAATGATTGGCACACAAATTCGTTTAAGC
Coding sequences:
- a CDS encoding C-GCAxxG-C-C family (seleno)protein; the encoded protein is MDKTVFNRRNFLFKGSLLLTGLLASASIPDYVYGSNKKKSTKNNLWPYSTLDPVKASKLGYDGYYEGECCYGAASAILNMLAEKFENNYINFPKHMFYYGKGGAADWGTLCGALNGASAVIGLIVGKEYKPLVNELIGWYTLENFPSKEHDSYSKFKNQTQSIANSPLCHVSVTKWCKKAGVREGSKERSDRCAKVTGDVAKKAVLILNDWHTNSFKPKYSTNKEFADCIACHVDRGGKLNNSKGTMNCVSCHERHEL